A window from Gossypium raimondii isolate GPD5lz chromosome 7, ASM2569854v1, whole genome shotgun sequence encodes these proteins:
- the LOC105764354 gene encoding cell differentiation protein rcd1, whose product MVSGAVAPITSNPLVRVRYLIRGVASEETQEQSLDVLCKCSLFHDSYSFQVLNSKKWLLICNLFFSLQNGLAYDNLAVLLWNSFGTMSVLLKIITSAYRPLLSDGLTERAVTQVCNAIALFQCVASHPDTRIPFIRATMPVYLYPFLNTMSNERSYECLRITSLGVIGSLAKVASPTTFCSFFSCQLLAEYIHTYIEVMMELN is encoded by the exons ATGGTTTCTGGTGCGGTTGCTCCAATCACATCCAACCCTCTTGTTAGAGTCAGATATTTGATTCGAGGAGTTGCTTCTGAAGAAACCCAAGAACAATCACTTGACGTGCTTTGCAAG TGCTCTCTCTTTCATGATAGTTACTCTTTTCAAGTTCTGAACTCTAAGAAATGGCTGCTCATTTGTAATCTTTTCTTCTCTCTACAGAATGGACTGGCTTATGACAATTTGGCAGTGCTGTTATGGAATTCTTTTGGTACTATGAGTGTCCTTTTGAAG ATAATAACTTCAGCTTACCGTCCACTGTTATCCGACGGCCTTACTGAAAGAGCTGTAACACAAGTCTGCAATGCTATAGCCCTTTTCCAG TGTGTAGCTTCTCACCCTGATACAAGGATTCCATTTATCAGAG CTACAATGCCAGTGTATCTTTATCCCTTCTTGAACACCATGAGCAATGAAAGGAGCTACGAATGTCTAAGGATTACCAGcttaggtgtgatcgggtccCTAGCAAAGGTAGCTTCACCTACCACCTTCTGTTCTTTTTTCTCTTGTCAACTTCTCGCagaatacatacatacatacatagaGGTCATGATGGAgttgaattaa